A region from the Candidatus Polarisedimenticolaceae bacterium genome encodes:
- a CDS encoding DUF488 family protein, translated as MPIHVVRLGSPRLPGEGLRLGTVRRPPRGVPRKDLAARDFYDVWLPEAAPSEALLKQGLAAADARAWGSFAKRYRREMAAPAASRLLDLLAALSHTTALAVGCYCADEAHCHRSILRELLVERKANVV; from the coding sequence ATGCCGATCCACGTCGTCCGACTCGGCTCGCCCCGCCTTCCGGGAGAAGGACTCCGCCTCGGGACGGTCCGCCGTCCGCCGCGCGGCGTGCCCAGGAAAGACCTCGCCGCCCGCGACTTCTACGACGTCTGGCTCCCCGAGGCGGCCCCGAGCGAGGCGCTCTTGAAGCAGGGGCTCGCCGCGGCGGACGCCCGCGCGTGGGGATCGTTCGCGAAACGGTATCGGCGGGAGATGGCCGCCCCCGCCGCGAGCCGCCTCCTCGACCTGCTCGCGGCGTTGTCGCACACGACCGCTCTCGCGGTCGGGTGTTATTGCGCCGACGAGGCGCATTGCCATCGGTCGATCCTCCGGGAGCTCCTGGTCGAACGGAAGGCAAACGTGGTTTGA
- a CDS encoding YciI family protein, whose product MRFLLMNKTNAHNEAGLRPPQELIDGVGRSLGEMKRQGVFRDAAGLRQTNLGVRIAVRGGVGTVTPGPFGEDHALPAAICLLRVHTRDEAVGWASRFGAALGDADFEIRPLTEPWDLGFGEKPKDLATTRFMIVAKATAAYEAGELPPPPARAAVAGVIAEMKGAEVFLGAEVMQPGSRSRRVLRRGATAVVLDGPFAESKELVGGYVTLELASMEEALAWAVPYTEVLGECELDVRPLFEVPELGVLNPDPDFG is encoded by the coding sequence ATGCGATTCCTGCTGATGAACAAGACCAACGCGCACAACGAGGCGGGGCTCCGCCCGCCGCAGGAGCTGATCGACGGCGTGGGGCGGAGCCTGGGGGAGATGAAGCGGCAAGGGGTGTTCCGCGACGCCGCCGGGTTGCGCCAGACGAACCTGGGCGTCCGCATCGCCGTTCGCGGAGGGGTCGGCACGGTCACGCCGGGCCCGTTCGGGGAAGACCACGCCTTGCCGGCGGCGATCTGCCTGCTGCGCGTCCACACGCGGGACGAGGCGGTCGGATGGGCGTCGCGCTTCGGCGCGGCCCTGGGCGACGCGGACTTCGAGATCCGGCCGCTGACCGAGCCGTGGGACCTCGGGTTCGGCGAGAAGCCGAAGGACCTCGCCACGACGAGGTTCATGATCGTCGCCAAGGCGACGGCGGCGTACGAGGCCGGGGAGCTTCCGCCCCCGCCGGCACGCGCGGCGGTCGCCGGGGTGATCGCGGAGATGAAAGGCGCCGAAGTCTTCCTCGGCGCCGAGGTGATGCAGCCGGGCTCGCGCTCCAGGCGGGTCCTCCGGCGGGGAGCGACGGCGGTCGTCCTCGACGGACCCTTCGCGGAATCCAAGGAGCTCGTCGGGGGCTACGTCACCCTCGAGCTCGCGTCGATGGAGGAAGCGCTCGCGTGGGCGGTCCCGTACACCGAGGTGCTCGGGGAGTGCGAGCTGGACGTGCGGCCGTTGTTCGAGGTGCCCGAGCTCGGCGTCTTGAACCCCGACCCCGATTTCGGGTAA
- a CDS encoding alpha/beta hydrolase, whose product MPAVTSRDGTSIAYETRGSGPPLILVDGAFCHRGMGPMPDLAKHLEPHFTVVLYDRRGRGASGNGAPWSIEREVEDLAALVHASGGSASLFGISSGAVLALDAAASGLPVSKVAVYEPPLIVDATREPVSEEFVPGMKRLLAEGNRAEMVKRFMRLVGAPGFVIAIMRLMPNFKKLVEVAHTLPYDLSLLHGLQSGRSLPEGRWSGVAAPCLVIDGGKSPQWMRNGAEALARILKRSSYRTLPGQTHMVKSKVLAPALIEFFGAR is encoded by the coding sequence ATGCCCGCCGTCACGTCCCGCGATGGAACCTCGATCGCCTATGAAACGAGGGGATCCGGCCCCCCCCTGATCCTGGTGGACGGAGCCTTTTGTCACCGCGGCATGGGACCGATGCCCGATCTCGCGAAACACCTCGAGCCGCACTTCACCGTCGTGCTGTACGACCGGCGAGGGCGCGGGGCGAGCGGGAACGGCGCTCCCTGGTCGATCGAGCGCGAGGTCGAGGACCTCGCGGCGCTCGTTCACGCCAGCGGCGGCTCCGCGTCGCTGTTCGGCATCTCCTCGGGGGCGGTCCTGGCCCTCGACGCGGCGGCGAGCGGCCTTCCGGTCTCCAAGGTCGCCGTGTACGAGCCGCCGCTCATCGTCGACGCCACCCGCGAACCGGTCTCCGAGGAGTTCGTGCCGGGGATGAAGCGGCTTCTCGCCGAGGGGAATCGCGCCGAGATGGTGAAGCGCTTCATGCGCCTGGTCGGTGCTCCCGGGTTCGTGATCGCGATCATGCGGCTGATGCCGAACTTCAAGAAGCTCGTCGAGGTGGCGCACACGCTGCCGTACGATCTCTCGCTCCTCCACGGGCTGCAGAGCGGCAGGTCCTTGCCCGAGGGGCGCTGGTCCGGAGTCGCGGCGCCTTGCCTCGTGATCGACGGCGGGAAGAGCCCGCAGTGGATGCGCAACGGAGCGGAGGCGCTCGCGCGGATCCTGAAACGCTCCTCCTACCGGACGTTGCCCGGGCAGACGCACATGGTGAAGTCGAAGGTCCTGGCGCCGGCTCTGATCGAGTTCTTCGGGGCGAGGTGA
- a CDS encoding threo-3-hydroxy-L-aspartate ammonia-lyase, protein MSDLAIGFADVAAAAERLRGVAHRTPVLTSRTADARTGATVFFKCENFQRMGAFKFRGAYNALAKLSAEQRAKGALAYSSGNHAQAIALAARLLGMPSVLVMPHDTPAGKLAATLGYQHGVPGSGIVRYDRYAEDREAIGRRLAAERGMTLVPPFDHPDVMAGQGTAALELIEQAGTLDLLLVCVGGGGLLSGCATAAHGTTPGIEVIGVEPEAGNDVQLSLARGEIVTIGTPRTIADGAQTQAPGTLTFPVIRKLVGRLVTVTDAQLVETMRFFAERMKLVVEPTGCLAAAALLHGVVRAAGKRVVVIVSGGNVDPGRYAELLSGS, encoded by the coding sequence ATGAGCGATCTCGCGATCGGATTCGCAGATGTCGCCGCGGCCGCGGAGCGGCTGCGGGGCGTCGCGCATCGTACGCCGGTTCTGACCTCCCGCACCGCCGACGCCCGCACCGGGGCGACCGTCTTCTTCAAGTGCGAGAACTTCCAGCGCATGGGCGCCTTCAAGTTCCGGGGAGCCTACAACGCCCTCGCGAAGCTCTCCGCGGAGCAGCGCGCGAAGGGGGCGCTCGCGTATTCGTCGGGGAATCACGCGCAGGCGATCGCCCTCGCGGCCCGCCTGCTCGGGATGCCGTCGGTCCTCGTGATGCCGCACGACACGCCGGCGGGGAAACTCGCCGCGACCCTCGGGTACCAGCACGGAGTCCCGGGGAGCGGGATCGTGCGGTACGACCGCTACGCCGAGGACCGCGAGGCGATCGGCCGGCGCCTCGCCGCCGAGCGCGGAATGACGCTCGTTCCCCCCTTCGACCACCCGGACGTCATGGCCGGCCAGGGCACCGCGGCCCTCGAGCTGATCGAGCAAGCCGGGACGCTCGACCTGCTCCTCGTGTGCGTCGGCGGCGGCGGGTTGCTTTCCGGATGCGCGACGGCCGCGCACGGCACGACCCCGGGAATCGAGGTGATCGGCGTCGAGCCCGAGGCCGGCAACGACGTGCAGCTGAGTCTCGCCCGCGGGGAGATCGTGACGATCGGAACCCCGCGCACGATCGCCGACGGCGCGCAAACGCAAGCCCCCGGGACGCTCACCTTCCCGGTGATCCGGAAACTCGTCGGACGCCTCGTCACCGTCACCGACGCGCAACTCGTCGAGACGATGCGTTTCTTCGCCGAGCGCATGAAGCTCGTCGTCGAGCCCACCGGCTGCCTGGCAGCCGCGGCGCTGCTCCACGGCGTCGTGCGCGCCGCCGGGAAGCGGGTCGTCGTGATCGTCAGCGGCGGCAACGTCGATCCGGGCCGGTACGCGGAGTTGCTTTCCGGATCCTGA
- a CDS encoding hotdog fold domain-containing protein, with protein MNDSPLLNRELLPHNTCFGCGLDNPAGLHIEIRRDPAEGALSGRFVPTSRMDGFPGITHGGLVYTALDCFSTWVATLLGPNREAGWILRSATTTYHRPAPVGRPLTLVGRIREQAGPWDPLVVHTEARLEDGVVCVEADFKVVPLTQEKLAAVGGLREIPDNWKFFLSGGE; from the coding sequence TTGAACGACTCGCCCCTGCTCAACCGCGAGCTGCTTCCCCACAACACCTGCTTCGGGTGCGGGCTCGACAACCCCGCCGGACTGCACATCGAGATCCGACGCGATCCGGCGGAGGGGGCGTTGTCCGGCCGCTTCGTCCCCACCTCGAGGATGGACGGATTCCCCGGCATCACGCACGGGGGCCTCGTCTACACCGCGCTGGACTGCTTCTCCACGTGGGTCGCGACCCTCCTCGGGCCGAACCGCGAGGCCGGGTGGATCCTGCGATCGGCCACGACGACCTACCACCGGCCCGCGCCCGTCGGAAGACCGCTGACCCTCGTCGGACGGATCCGGGAGCAGGCGGGTCCGTGGGACCCCCTCGTCGTCCACACCGAGGCGCGGCTCGAGGACGGGGTGGTCTGCGTCGAGGCGGACTTCAAGGTGGTGCCGCTGACCCAGGAGAAGCTGGCGGCGGTCGGCGGCCTGCGGGAGATCCCCGACAACTGGAAGTTCTTTCTCTCCGGAGGGGAGTGA